The following proteins come from a genomic window of Dysidea avara chromosome 12, odDysAvar1.4, whole genome shotgun sequence:
- the LOC136241733 gene encoding carbohydrate sulfotransferase 14-like gives MLCSKRRVLLVLVGLVVIVLSAVTLLDHIGPSFVGIYRYEDGGYVASKIVTSDRESRDVTIKDVDLPISLSPDIDKRGEFQKREVEKYCEQYHSPDAMPNDGHFAKEALKHLLIDRERKIMFCIAPKLASTNIRVMFAALNKAISPEAVFEKLTHDRDLYAQNYNMLKMSPAERKKKLDSYFKFVMTRNPLERILSAYHNKFEHHPISKNISGVFDEAKIEMIKINRPDMYTKWERSGRTLKVFPTFNEFIHYLGSHSYYDLDPHFRPLQYICHPCVFHYDFYANLKLMPAEFDRLFEKFNIPQDSFRNQLAHHDTGSLMPKYYAKLSESEKKMVYQFAHSEMEFYYHIYPEERDMHIPLIGVKTYCTLLKYLNLTADSCEPPVEDMIDQ, from the exons ATGCTTTGTAGCAAGAGGCGGGTATTACTAGTATTAGTAGGGTTGGTTGTTATCGTATTGTCCGCTGTTACTTTGTTGGATCATATCGGACCAAGTTTCGTGGGAATTTATCGATATGAAGATGGCGGTTATGTGGCTA GTAAAATTGTCACCAGTGACAGAGAATCACGTGATGTAACAATAAAGGACGTAGATTTGCCGATAAGCTTATCTCCGGATATTGACAAACGCGGAGAA TTTCAGAAAAGAGAGGTAGAGAAATATTGTGAGCAATATCACTCACCAGATGCTATGCCTAATGATGGACACTTTGCTAAGGAAGCCCTCAAACACTTGCTCATTGATCGAGAGAGGAAGATCATGTTTTGTATAGCACCAAAACTAGCCAGTACTAACATACGTGTTATGTTTGCTGCTCTAAATAAGGCCATTTCCCCTGAGGCTGTATTTGAAAAGTTAACCCATGATCGAGATCTGTATGCTCAGAATTACAACATGCTAAAGATGTCACCAGCAGAAAGGAAGAAGAAACTGGACAGCTATTTCAAGTTTGTGATGACACGAAATCCTCTAGAGAGAATTCTATCAGCTTATCACAACAAATTTGAGCACCATCCAATTTCTAAGAACATCTCAGGAGTTTTTGATGAAGCCAAGATAGAAATGATCAAAATAAACAGACCAGACATGTACACTAAATGGGAGAGAAGTGGTCGTACACTTAAAGTGTTCCCCACATTCAACGAGTTCATCCACTACTTGGGTTCCCATAGTTACTATGACTTGGATCCTCACTTCAGACCACTACAATACATATGTCATCCTTGTGTCTTCCATTATGACTTCTATGCTAACCTCAAACTGATGCCTGCAGAATTTGACCGACTGTTTGAAAAGTTTAACATTCCTCAGGATTCCTTCAGGAACCAGCTGGCCCACCATGACACCGGCTCTCTCATGCCAAAGTACTATGCTAAGTTGAGTGAGTCTGAGAAGAAGATGGTGTACCAGTTTGCTCATTCTGAGATGGAGTTTTACTACCACATTTATCCTGAGGAGAGGGACATGCACATACCACTGATTGGAGTAAAAACCTATTGTAccttattaaagtatctcaatctcactgcTGACTCATGTGAGCCTCCGGTGGAGGACATGATAGATCagtaa